One Thermococcus eurythermalis DNA segment encodes these proteins:
- a CDS encoding isoaspartyl peptidase/L-asparaginase family protein, with amino-acid sequence MVAIIVHGGAGTIRKEERIPKVIEGVREAVLAGWRELKRGSALDAVEEAVKALEDNPLFNAGTGSVLTLDGKVEMDAAIMRGKTLEAGAVAGIWGVKNPISVARKVMEKTDHVLLIGEGAVKFARLMGFEEYDPVTDERLKQWEELRKKLIEKGETRHWKKLNELIKEYPEVLRSTVGAVAFDGEEVVAGTSTGGVFLKMFGRVGDTPIIGGGTYANEVAGASCTGLGEVAIKLALAKSATDFVRLGMDAQAASDAAISLATRYFGPDTMGIIMVDAKGNVGFAKNTKHMSYAFMKEGMKGPEAGV; translated from the coding sequence ATGGTCGCGATAATAGTCCACGGCGGTGCCGGCACAATAAGGAAAGAGGAGCGCATTCCAAAGGTCATTGAGGGCGTTAGGGAGGCTGTTCTGGCGGGCTGGCGCGAGCTCAAGAGGGGTTCCGCACTGGACGCCGTCGAGGAGGCCGTCAAGGCCCTTGAAGACAACCCGCTCTTCAACGCCGGCACCGGTTCCGTCCTGACCCTCGACGGAAAGGTCGAGATGGACGCGGCAATAATGCGCGGGAAGACGCTGGAAGCGGGGGCAGTTGCTGGCATCTGGGGCGTCAAGAACCCGATAAGCGTCGCGAGGAAGGTCATGGAGAAGACCGACCACGTGCTCCTCATAGGTGAGGGGGCCGTCAAGTTTGCCAGGCTCATGGGCTTCGAGGAGTACGACCCGGTTACAGATGAGAGGCTCAAGCAGTGGGAGGAGCTCAGGAAAAAGCTCATCGAGAAGGGGGAAACGAGGCACTGGAAGAAGCTCAACGAGCTGATCAAAGAATACCCAGAAGTCCTCAGGAGCACGGTCGGGGCGGTTGCCTTTGACGGCGAGGAGGTCGTTGCGGGGACTTCAACCGGCGGTGTCTTCCTCAAGATGTTTGGCAGGGTCGGCGACACCCCCATAATCGGCGGTGGAACATACGCCAACGAGGTTGCAGGTGCTTCCTGTACAGGCCTCGGTGAGGTGGCGATAAAGCTCGCCCTGGCAAAGAGTGCCACCGATTTCGTCAGGCTCGGTATGGACGCCCAGGCGGCAAGCGACGCGGCAATAAGCCTTGCCACTCGGTACTTCGGCCCCGACACGATGGGCATCATTATGGTAGATGCAAAGGGCAACGTCGGCTTTGCCAA
- a CDS encoding phosphate signaling complex PhoU family protein, whose amino-acid sequence MEFRKIQFTGRSSYIISLPKKWVKEHNLKQGDTVPLTINPDGSITIFPSEPKDVSEKKVLALSEEFSPDMAIRLVISAYIQGYDVLEIRLPGEMPIYKVKIRKVLQSLPGVEIILDEPMRIVAKSLLDEDEVNLAELLWRIRSIILSMLGDLELLIGTGDGEIRRDMNDLENELDRFYFLIVRTVNRLLSKHTVVEESGIARRTFDLMGILFIARNIERIGDHIIRIAENPDDIDVQYLREKFEAMVAQIEKRDLKAIDKLMLELRATIKATDYRQSIAKESFRRILEYLENIGETIINMAIS is encoded by the coding sequence ATGGAGTTCCGCAAGATACAGTTTACCGGACGAAGCTCATACATAATTTCCCTTCCAAAGAAATGGGTGAAGGAGCACAACCTAAAGCAGGGTGATACCGTACCGCTGACTATAAACCCGGACGGCAGTATAACAATCTTCCCTAGCGAGCCTAAAGATGTGAGCGAGAAAAAAGTCCTGGCGCTCTCCGAGGAGTTCTCGCCCGATATGGCGATAAGGCTCGTTATCTCCGCCTACATCCAGGGCTACGATGTCCTTGAGATAAGGCTCCCCGGGGAGATGCCGATCTACAAGGTCAAAATAAGAAAGGTGCTTCAGAGCCTTCCCGGTGTCGAGATAATCCTCGACGAACCGATGAGGATTGTTGCAAAGAGCCTTCTCGACGAGGACGAGGTCAACCTGGCTGAGCTCCTGTGGAGAATCAGGTCCATTATCCTCTCGATGCTCGGCGACCTTGAGCTCCTCATCGGCACCGGGGACGGCGAGATAAGGCGTGACATGAACGACCTCGAAAACGAGCTTGACAGGTTCTACTTTCTGATAGTCCGCACCGTGAACAGGCTGCTGAGCAAGCACACGGTTGTGGAGGAGAGTGGAATCGCCAGGAGGACGTTTGACCTCATGGGGATTCTATTCATCGCCAGGAACATCGAGAGGATAGGCGACCACATAATCAGAATCGCGGAGAACCCCGATGATATTGACGTCCAGTACCTCCGGGAGAAGTTCGAGGCCATGGTTGCGCAGATAGAGAAGCGCGACCTCAAGGCGATAGACAAGCTCATGCTAGAGCTCCGCGCCACGATTAAAGCGACCGACTACAGGCAGTCCATTGCCAAGGAGAGCTTCAGGAGGATACTTGAGTACCTTGAGAACATCGGGGAGACTATAATCAACATGGCGATCAGCTGA
- a CDS encoding MFS transporter, whose product MLSKYGRDAKILIGANALGQTFLWFSFFIMPFYLTALGYNEKEMGAFFSTQTTVGGLFFLLAGYVSLRLGYKKTLILSAFAGLIGRLLQVLAPNTFILFLGFVLVGVNMGLRQPNYNAYLSELVPGEMRHEAFSKSFGLGTLFNSLGVLLAGFLPEYLMRLSFAEETAYRITFSFSILQFVFVIPALLLVHDVEVRERKIRWERDLVIKILKFSLPSALIGLGAGITIPFMSIYFKKRFGETLQAISWVFFFQQLAMGLGSFGLPELVRRYGPVRVITSFQGLATLLFVVFPSLETFALAGAVYVLRAILMNIIWPINDSFMMGFFRAEEKATANGIRQAFSTFMRGIGNSIGGTLFAVSLAYPFYATAILYAVATVMFYVLFIKHNE is encoded by the coding sequence ATGCTCTCCAAGTACGGCAGGGACGCGAAGATACTCATCGGGGCAAACGCGCTTGGACAGACGTTCCTCTGGTTCTCGTTCTTCATAATGCCGTTTTACCTGACCGCCCTTGGCTACAACGAGAAAGAAATGGGAGCGTTCTTCTCGACCCAGACGACTGTAGGAGGGCTCTTTTTCCTTCTGGCAGGATATGTCTCCCTAAGGCTCGGATACAAGAAGACTCTCATCCTGAGCGCGTTCGCCGGGCTCATCGGGAGGCTCCTGCAGGTTCTCGCGCCGAACACGTTTATCCTGTTCCTCGGGTTCGTCCTCGTGGGGGTGAACATGGGGCTAAGGCAGCCGAACTACAACGCCTACCTGAGCGAGCTCGTTCCAGGCGAGATGAGGCACGAGGCGTTCTCCAAGAGCTTCGGCCTTGGAACGCTCTTCAACTCGCTTGGAGTACTCCTAGCGGGCTTTCTACCGGAATATCTAATGAGACTATCCTTCGCAGAGGAAACGGCCTACAGAATAACGTTCTCCTTCTCAATCCTCCAGTTCGTCTTTGTTATCCCTGCCCTGCTCCTCGTCCATGACGTCGAGGTCAGGGAGAGAAAGATAAGGTGGGAAAGAGACCTGGTAATAAAAATCCTCAAGTTTTCACTGCCCAGCGCCCTCATAGGCCTCGGTGCGGGGATAACCATACCCTTCATGAGCATCTACTTCAAGAAGCGCTTCGGGGAAACCCTCCAGGCGATAAGCTGGGTCTTCTTCTTCCAGCAGCTGGCGATGGGCCTCGGCTCGTTTGGACTGCCCGAGCTCGTCAGGAGGTACGGGCCCGTCAGGGTTATAACGTCATTCCAGGGGCTTGCAACGCTCCTCTTCGTCGTGTTTCCGTCCCTAGAGACGTTCGCACTGGCGGGAGCGGTTTATGTGCTCAGGGCAATACTCATGAACATAATCTGGCCGATAAACGACTCGTTCATGATGGGCTTTTTCAGGGCCGAGGAAAAGGCAACAGCAAACGGGATAAGGCAGGCATTCTCGACGTTCATGCGCGGAATAGGAAACTCCATCGGCGGGACGCTCTTTGCAGTCTCCCTCGCTTACCCGTTCTACGCCACAGCCATCCTGTACGCCGTAGCAACGGTCATGTTCTATGTCCTCTTCATAAAACACAACGAGTGA
- a CDS encoding indolepyruvate oxidoreductase subunit beta: protein MEFNLIITGVGGQGGLTLSRIVGNAAMVEGYNVRIGETLGMSQRYGSVLSYLRFGEEVYSPLIGEGEADLMLALEPAEALRNARFLGKESVAIVNAYPIHTATTLVGKERYPELEEINEALGRICPVHMLDFQREADGINPRTLGVLMLGYAYGKGLIPLKRESLLEGIKLTLREKLWEVNFRAFDRGVELAEE, encoded by the coding sequence ATGGAGTTTAACCTTATAATTACCGGGGTCGGCGGCCAGGGTGGTCTGACCCTTTCGAGGATAGTCGGGAACGCGGCGATGGTAGAGGGCTACAACGTTCGCATCGGCGAGACCCTTGGAATGAGCCAGCGCTACGGAAGCGTCCTCAGCTACCTCCGCTTTGGCGAGGAGGTTTATTCTCCTCTCATCGGGGAGGGGGAAGCGGACCTAATGCTCGCCCTTGAGCCCGCAGAGGCTCTGAGGAACGCTCGGTTTTTGGGAAAGGAGAGCGTGGCAATCGTCAATGCTTATCCGATTCACACCGCGACGACGCTCGTCGGAAAGGAGCGCTACCCTGAGCTTGAAGAGATAAACGAGGCCCTTGGAAGAATCTGCCCCGTCCACATGTTGGACTTCCAGCGCGAGGCTGACGGGATAAACCCCAGGACCCTTGGCGTCCTGATGCTCGGCTATGCCTATGGCAAGGGCCTCATTCCGCTCAAGCGCGAGAGCCTCCTCGAGGGGATAAAGCTCACCCTGCGCGAGAAGCTCTGGGAAGTGAACTTCAGGGCCTTCGATAGGGGAGTCGAGCTCGCAGAGGAGTGA